Proteins encoded within one genomic window of Brassica rapa cultivar Chiifu-401-42 chromosome A09, CAAS_Brap_v3.01, whole genome shotgun sequence:
- the LOC103839827 gene encoding putative Myb family transcription factor At1g14600 isoform X1 produces the protein MENPIVRFYTKSKMPRLRWASDLHHYFVYVVNQLGGERKATPKKIVQAMGVKSLTLSHVKSHLQMYRNKKRRDSVQAERRMRQEMRWRQSQEHLQIYERLRDATEFMQNQRRLSDNKEKTIAFLKPSNKTMEVGHADDGVVAAGYGANVRLDSTGVLKGEEKLSLGLTLGLNY, from the exons ATGGAAAACCCGATTGTTAGATTTTACACTAAGTCAAAGATGCCGCGCCTGCGATGGGCCTCTGATCTCCACCACTATTTTGTTTATGTTGTTAATCAACTCGGTGGCGAAagaa AAGCAACTCCTAAGAAGATTGTGCAGGCAATGGGTGTGAAAAGTCTCACACTATCTCATGTAAAAAGCCATCTCCAG ATGTATAGGAACAAGAAGCGGAGAGACTCAGTACAAG CAGAAAGGAGAATGAGACAAGAAATGAGGTGGAGGCAATCTCAAGAACACCTTCAAATCTATGAACGCCTTCGAGACGCTACTGAGTTTATGCAAAATCAACGAAG GCTAAGCgataataaagaaaaaacaatcgCATTTCTGAAACCGAGTAACAAAACTATGGAG GTCGGACATGCTGACGATGGTGTGGTTGCTGCTGGCTATGGTGCAAATGTTCGTTTAGACTCGACGGGAGTTTTGAAGGGTGAAGAGAAATTGTCCCTTGGACTCACTCTTGGACTCAATTACTAA
- the LOC103839827 gene encoding putative Myb family transcription factor At1g14600 isoform X3 yields MENPIVRFYTKSKMPRLRWASDLHHYFVYVVNQLGGERKATPKKIVQAMGVKSLTLSHVKSHLQMYRNKKRRDSVQERRMRQEMRWRQSQEHLQIYERLRDATEFMQNQRRSDMLTMVWLLLAMVQMFV; encoded by the exons ATGGAAAACCCGATTGTTAGATTTTACACTAAGTCAAAGATGCCGCGCCTGCGATGGGCCTCTGATCTCCACCACTATTTTGTTTATGTTGTTAATCAACTCGGTGGCGAAagaa AAGCAACTCCTAAGAAGATTGTGCAGGCAATGGGTGTGAAAAGTCTCACACTATCTCATGTAAAAAGCCATCTCCAG ATGTATAGGAACAAGAAGCGGAGAGACTCAGTACAAG AAAGGAGAATGAGACAAGAAATGAGGTGGAGGCAATCTCAAGAACACCTTCAAATCTATGAACGCCTTCGAGACGCTACTGAGTTTATGCAAAATCAACGAAG GTCGGACATGCTGACGATGGTGTGGTTGCTGCTGGCTATGGTGCAAATGTTCGTTTAG
- the LOC103839827 gene encoding putative Myb family transcription factor At1g14600 isoform X2, whose translation MENPIVRFYTKSKMPRLRWASDLHHYFVYVVNQLGGERKATPKKIVQAMGVKSLTLSHVKSHLQMYRNKKRRDSVQERRMRQEMRWRQSQEHLQIYERLRDATEFMQNQRRLSDNKEKTIAFLKPSNKTMEVGHADDGVVAAGYGANVRLDSTGVLKGEEKLSLGLTLGLNY comes from the exons ATGGAAAACCCGATTGTTAGATTTTACACTAAGTCAAAGATGCCGCGCCTGCGATGGGCCTCTGATCTCCACCACTATTTTGTTTATGTTGTTAATCAACTCGGTGGCGAAagaa AAGCAACTCCTAAGAAGATTGTGCAGGCAATGGGTGTGAAAAGTCTCACACTATCTCATGTAAAAAGCCATCTCCAG ATGTATAGGAACAAGAAGCGGAGAGACTCAGTACAAG AAAGGAGAATGAGACAAGAAATGAGGTGGAGGCAATCTCAAGAACACCTTCAAATCTATGAACGCCTTCGAGACGCTACTGAGTTTATGCAAAATCAACGAAG GCTAAGCgataataaagaaaaaacaatcgCATTTCTGAAACCGAGTAACAAAACTATGGAG GTCGGACATGCTGACGATGGTGTGGTTGCTGCTGGCTATGGTGCAAATGTTCGTTTAGACTCGACGGGAGTTTTGAAGGGTGAAGAGAAATTGTCCCTTGGACTCACTCTTGGACTCAATTACTAA
- the LOC117127716 gene encoding uncharacterized protein LOC117127716, with protein sequence MTAARKLLLLGIRSKVHSGYETNVWEDLWIPSSPARSARARAPAVNPKMTVSSLINPATKEWDVRLLEQYTAQEDIPLILSLAISPTHRRDIFCWSYTKNGQYTVKSGYWVATNLMRDEEDAEVLQPSITKLQAFVWKVKAPQKICHLIWQLISGQVAVTRNLVRRNMRCDNYCPRCGAPEETVTHAIFECPPALQAWELSSTPSSPDIFPVPSIYANMDYLFWRKNGILEPEEDRDPYPWIIWYIWKARNDKLFRGIDRDPLELVRYAESECQVWYNTRDTEPVPPQVQTTEGTQALSLGDFCMVDDSWTSTAQFSGLGWVWKDTMGKIQHMETRNLQRRETALHSELEALQWAMESMIQHLSYQRFGTDCKDLIAMLEQPQDWPNFSTELEIIQTLRLCFSDFKISYFQRMQNEIADSLAKNARSFHRSLCFIGCSIPVWLPRPP encoded by the coding sequence ATGACTGCAGCGAGGAAGCTATTACTTTTGGGCATCAGAAGTAAGGTACATTCAGGGTATGAAACTAATGTGTGGGAGGACCTTTGGATCCCTTCGTCGCCAGCTAGATCGGCTCGGGCCCGGGCTCCAGCTGTGAACCCAAAGATGACTGTAAGCAGTCTTATCAATCCAGCTACAAAGGAATGGGATGTTCGTTTACTGGAACAATATACAGCTCAAGAAGATATTCCGCTGATCCTGAGTTTGGCTATAAGTCCTACCCATCGACGTGATATATTTTGCTGGAGCTATACAAAGAATGGACAGTATACTGTTAAATCGGGGTATTGGGTTGCCACAAACTTGATGAGGgatgaggaggatgcagaagttCTACAACCCAGCATTACCAAACTCCAAGCCTTTGTTTGGAAGGTAAAAGCGCCACAAAAGATTtgccatcttatatggcaattaatcTCAGGACAGGTAGCGGTAACAAGGAATCTGGTACGCCGCAACATGCGATGTGACAATTATTGTCCAAGATGTGGAGCTCCAGAAGAGACTGTTACTCATGCTATCTTTGAGTGTCCACCGGCCTTACAAGCATGGGAGTTATCATCAACGCCATCGAGCCCTGATATCTTCCCAGTACCAAGTATTTACGCTAATATGGACTATCTCTTTTGGAGAAAGAATGGTATTCTAGAGCCAGAAGAAGATAGAGATCCTTATCCTTGGATAATCTGGTACATATGGAAAGCTAGAAATGACAAGTTGTTTAGAGGCATAGATAGAGATCCACTGGAACTAGTCAGGTATGCAGAGAGTGAGTGCCAAGTTTGGTACAACACAAGAGACACTGAACCGGTTCCGCCACAGGTACAGACTACTGAAGGAACACAAGCCTTAAGCTTGGGTGATTTTTGTATGGTGGATGATTCATGGACCTCTACAGCTCAATTCAGTGGACTGGGATGGGTTTGGAAGGATACAATGGGGAAGATACAACACATGGAAACAAGGAACTTGCAGAGGAGGGAGACAGCGCTACACTCGGAACTGGAAGCGCTACAGTGGGCAATGGAGAGCATGATACAACATTTGTCCTACCAGAGGTTTGGGACGGACTGCAAGGACCTGATTGCGATGCTAGAACAGCCACAAGATTGGCCCAACTTCTCAACAGAGCTGGAAATCATTCAAACTCTTCGGTTGTGTTTTTCGGACTTCAAGATCAGCTACTTCCAAAGGATGCAAAATGAGATTGCGGATTCGCTAGCTAAGAATGCACGCTCTTTTCATAGATCgttatgttttattggttgttctattccggtctggctcCCCAGGCCACCttaa
- the LOC108869657 gene encoding putative cysteine-rich receptor-like protein kinase 39: MRKFPNVILFSCLLLLLTFIDVEAGCEGSLFAVISTYSENLNSLFSSLASKVTANDGFYNTSTGEGPNKVYGLALFGQGYKKQGCANCVEQATMTMLLALYESECCCDLAMILTASATNEFSPENKLGQGGFGTVYKGILSNGQEIAVKRLVSSSGQGDTKFNNEVFTALDKTPT, translated from the exons ATGAGAAAATTCCCTAATGTTATTCTCTTCtcttgccttcttctccttctaACTTTTATAGACGTTGAAGCAGGTTGTGAAGGCAGCTTATTCGCCGTTATCAGCACTTACAGCGAAAACCTAAactctcttttctcttctcttgCAAGTAAAGTCACCGCTAACGACGGCTTCTACAACACTTCAACCGGAGAAGGCCCCAACAAAGTTTACGGTCTTGCCCTTTTTGGACAAGGCTACAAGAAGCAAGGTTGTGCGAACTGCGTGGAGCAAGCGACAATGACAATGCTTCTGGCCTTGTACG AATCAGAATGCTGCTGTGACCTTGCCATGATACTCACTGCAAGTGCAACCAATGAATTTTCACCAGAAAATAAGCTTGGTCAAGGTGGATTTGGAACTGTCTACAAG GGGATTTTATCAAACGGGCAAGAGATAGCGGTGAAGAGATTAGTAAGTAGTTCAGGACAAGGAGATACAAAGTTTAACAATGAGGTTTTTACTGCTCTTGACAAGACTCCAACATAA